Proteins encoded by one window of Phytohabitans houttuyneae:
- a CDS encoding NmrA family NAD(P)-binding protein, with translation MSKDAILVLGATGTTGRRLTGRLRSAGATVRAASRHGDVRFDWSDPGTWDSALSGAVRLYLMAPHELPVDPRFVERAVTRGVRHIVLLSSRGIEVMGDERLMSAERTVRGSGADWTILRADWFDQNFDEGFFQPAVVAGALAVPLGDARQAFVDADDIAAVAAAVLTGDGHAGHSYEVTGPDALSFAEAVRIVGEAAGRPVRFGGTDGDYLAQQAALGLPEEQTRQEIAAFTALREQGDQSATDTVRRITGHPPKSFHTYATEAAARGAWKE, from the coding sequence GCGACCGGCACCACCGGCCGGCGGTTGACCGGGCGCCTGCGCTCAGCGGGCGCCACCGTGCGGGCGGCGTCGCGCCACGGCGACGTGCGGTTCGACTGGTCCGACCCGGGCACCTGGGACTCCGCGCTCTCCGGCGCCGTCCGGCTCTACCTGATGGCGCCCCACGAGCTGCCCGTCGACCCCCGCTTCGTCGAGCGCGCCGTCACGCGGGGCGTGCGGCACATCGTGCTGCTGTCCAGCCGGGGCATCGAGGTCATGGGCGACGAGCGGCTGATGAGCGCGGAGCGCACGGTGCGCGGGTCGGGCGCCGACTGGACGATCCTGCGAGCGGACTGGTTCGACCAAAACTTCGACGAGGGCTTCTTCCAGCCCGCGGTGGTGGCCGGCGCGCTCGCCGTGCCGCTGGGCGACGCGCGGCAGGCGTTCGTCGACGCGGACGACATCGCCGCCGTCGCGGCCGCCGTGCTCACCGGCGACGGGCACGCCGGCCACAGCTACGAGGTGACCGGCCCGGACGCGCTGTCGTTCGCCGAGGCGGTGCGCATCGTCGGCGAGGCGGCCGGGCGCCCGGTCCGGTTCGGCGGCACCGACGGTGACTACCTGGCCCAGCAGGCCGCGCTCGGCCTGCCCGAGGAGCAGACCCGGCAGGAGATCGCGGCGTTCACCGCGCTGCGCGAGCAGGGCGACCAGAGCGCCACCGACACCGTGCGCCGGATCACCGGTCACCCGCCGAAGAGCTTCCACACCTACGCGACCGAGGCCGCCGCCCGCGGCGCCTGGAAGGAATGA
- a CDS encoding cobyrinate a,c-diamide synthase yields MVTVPRLVIAAPASGHGKTTVATGLLAAFAARGTRVAGFKVGPDYIDPGYHTLAAGRPGRNLDPVLVGEERIGPLFAYGAAGAELAVVEGVMGLYDGRVGAGDFGSTAHVAALLAAPVLLVVDASAQGRSVAALVHGFRSFGSVRLAGVVLNRVGSDRHEALLRDACEEVGTPVLGVLRRHSAVAAPSRHLGLVPVVERSADATASVSALADLVTAGVDLDAVLAVARAAPPLASAAWTPSSVEPMPGRPVVAVAGGPAFSFGYPETVELLRAAGAEVSTVDPLRDEALPEGARALVVGGGFPEVYADRLAANAPLRAAVAAMAARGAPIAAECAGLLWLCRTLDGAEMCGVLDADATMTDRLTLGYRDAVALSDSSVAPAGTRVTGHEFHRTAVTPRAGGAPAWAWRGAGPEGFVVGGVHASYLHLHWAAHPEIAHRLVAAAS; encoded by the coding sequence GTGGTGACCGTCCCACGCCTGGTCATCGCGGCGCCCGCCTCCGGGCACGGCAAGACGACGGTCGCGACGGGGCTGCTGGCCGCGTTCGCCGCGCGGGGCACGCGGGTGGCCGGTTTCAAGGTGGGCCCCGACTACATCGACCCGGGCTACCACACGCTCGCCGCCGGCCGCCCCGGCCGCAACCTCGACCCGGTGCTGGTGGGTGAGGAGCGGATCGGCCCGCTCTTCGCGTACGGCGCCGCGGGTGCCGAGCTGGCGGTGGTCGAGGGCGTGATGGGCCTGTACGACGGGCGCGTGGGCGCCGGCGACTTCGGCTCCACCGCGCACGTTGCCGCACTGCTCGCCGCGCCGGTCCTGCTCGTCGTCGACGCGTCCGCGCAGGGGCGGTCGGTGGCGGCGCTGGTGCACGGGTTCCGGTCGTTCGGCAGCGTGCGGCTGGCCGGCGTGGTCCTCAACCGGGTCGGCTCCGACCGGCACGAGGCGCTGCTGCGGGACGCGTGCGAGGAGGTCGGCACGCCGGTGCTCGGCGTGCTGCGCCGCCACTCAGCGGTCGCCGCGCCGTCACGGCACCTGGGCCTGGTGCCCGTGGTGGAGCGTTCCGCCGACGCCACCGCGTCGGTGTCCGCGCTCGCCGACCTCGTGACCGCCGGCGTCGACCTCGACGCGGTGCTCGCGGTGGCCCGGGCCGCGCCGCCGCTGGCCTCCGCGGCGTGGACACCCTCCTCTGTGGAGCCGATGCCGGGCCGCCCGGTGGTCGCGGTCGCGGGCGGCCCGGCCTTCAGTTTCGGCTACCCGGAGACGGTCGAGCTGCTGCGCGCGGCCGGCGCCGAGGTGTCCACAGTGGATCCGCTGCGCGACGAGGCGCTGCCCGAGGGGGCGCGGGCGCTGGTGGTGGGTGGCGGCTTTCCCGAGGTGTACGCGGACCGCTTGGCCGCCAACGCGCCACTGCGCGCCGCGGTGGCCGCGATGGCCGCGCGCGGCGCCCCGATCGCGGCCGAGTGCGCGGGCCTGCTGTGGCTGTGCCGCACGCTCGACGGCGCCGAGATGTGCGGCGTGCTGGACGCCGACGCCACGATGACCGACCGCCTCACTCTCGGCTACCGCGACGCCGTCGCGCTGAGCGACAGCTCAGTCGCGCCGGCCGGCACGCGGGTCACCGGCCACGAGTTTCACCGCACGGCGGTCACCCCGCGGGCGGGCGGCGCACCCGCGTGGGCCTGGCGCGGCGCCGGGCCGGAGGGCTTCGTGGTGGGCGGCGTGCACGCCTCCTACCTCCACCTCCACTGGGCCGCCCACCCCGAGATCGCCCACCGCCTTGTCGCCGCCGCGTCGTGA
- the cobO gene encoding cob(I)yrinic acid a,c-diamide adenosyltransferase, whose amino-acid sequence MPQGKPDTVPDDGLTTRERRRQPVLAVHTGQGKGKSTAAFGMALRAWSAGWPIVVYQFVKSPKWKVGEEAALRALGRTGEGGAVTWHKMGEGWSWIQRPGTERDHAAEAAEGWAQVKRDLAAEAYRFYVLDEFTYPMKWGWVDVADVVAALRDRPGSQHVVVTGREAHPDLVAAADLVTDMTKVKHPMDAGRKGQQGIEW is encoded by the coding sequence ATGCCGCAGGGCAAGCCGGACACCGTGCCAGACGACGGGCTCACCACGCGCGAGCGGCGGCGCCAGCCCGTCCTGGCCGTCCACACCGGACAGGGCAAGGGCAAGTCCACGGCCGCGTTCGGGATGGCGCTGCGGGCGTGGAGTGCCGGCTGGCCGATCGTGGTGTACCAGTTCGTGAAGAGTCCGAAGTGGAAGGTCGGTGAGGAGGCGGCGCTCCGCGCGCTCGGCCGCACCGGCGAGGGCGGCGCGGTCACCTGGCACAAGATGGGCGAGGGCTGGTCGTGGATCCAGCGCCCCGGCACGGAGCGCGACCACGCGGCGGAGGCGGCCGAGGGGTGGGCGCAGGTCAAACGCGACCTGGCCGCGGAAGCCTACCGGTTCTATGTGCTCGACGAGTTCACGTACCCGATGAAGTGGGGTTGGGTCGACGTCGCGGACGTCGTGGCGGCGCTGCGCGACCGGCCCGGCTCGCAGCACGTGGTGGTCACCGGGCGCGAGGCGCACCCCGACCTCGTCGCCGCGGCCGACCTGGTGACCGACATGACGAAGGTCAAGCATCCGATGGACGCGGGGCGCAAGGGGCAGCAGGGCATCGAGTGGTGA